From uncultured Pseudodesulfovibrio sp.:
CCCTTCCACGACGGCTTCCTGGCCGACAACGAGCGTTCCCTCGGACACCACTTCACCTTGAAAATTGCCGTCAATGCGCACTGCGCCTTGAAAATGCAATTTCCCCTGGTAGTTGGTTCCGGCCCCCAAAAACGCATTTATCTCATCTCTCGCCATGAAAAACCGCTCCTGCAAAACCTGTTTGAAGAAAACCGGGCTGGCCCCGTATCAGAATTAGTTCTGTTTGAACAGGAACCGACGCATTGATACATTTAGCACAAGCCCGACTAGACAAAAATTTACCAGCGTCGCACTTCCTCCATAACTAATGAACGGAAGCGGTATCCCGACTACTGGCATAAGCCCGAGGACCATACCCGTATTAATAAGGATTTGCCAGAAAAAATAGAAGAACACACCGGCAGCCAGATAGGAGCCGAATAATCCTCGGGCATCCCGTGCAATGACCACCATTTGATATAAAAATACGCAAAAGAGAGCCAAAAGGAGCAGTGTTCCGAAAAATCCCCATTCTTCGCCGAGCACTGCCACGGCAAAGTCAGTGTGACGCTCTGGTAAGAAACGTAATTGCGATTGTGTCCCTTGGAGAAAGCCTTTTCCCCAGAATCCACCGGAACCGATAGCTATTTCTGATTGGATGATATGGTAGCCAGCTCCGAGCGGGTCAGTGGTTGGATCGAGGAATGTCATGATTCGTTGTTTTTGATAATCGTGCAGAAAAAACCACGACAACGGGAGCAGAGCCGGAATGGCAACAAGCGCAGTTTTGAACACTCTAGGGGTCACGCCGCGGAAAAGGATCATGCCGCCGAGAATCAGGAGGATGGACAAGCCTGAACCGAGGTCAGGCTGTTTGATGATTAATCCCGCCAGAATCATGCCCACGCCCAGTACATAGCCAAGTCGGATGAATCCGAGGGGTTCTCGCTCCTTGGAAAGTATGCGTGCGCCGATGATGAGTATGGCGATTTTGGCGAGTTCCGATGGTTGGAAATTCATGAATCCAAGATCAAGCCAGCGACGGGCACCGTAGATGGTTTTGCCCATGAAAAAGACGGCAATAAGCAGAATGACCGTGGTCCAGAACAACGGCCAAGCCATGGTTTTCAGATGGCGGTAATCAAAGAACATGAACACGATCATACCGAGCAGGCCAACCGTTCCCCACAAGAGTTGCTTGTGGTAATAGGGGGCTAGGTTCATGCCTTCTTCAAGTCGGAATCCACTGGCGGAATACAGATTGAGAACGCCCACCAGAAAAAGGACGACGGCTATGCCGAGCAACGGCCAGTTGATGTAGAGCAGTAATCTGCGATCAATTGGCAACGGGCTTCTCCTTGGATTTGAGGGACAGGGCACGGACCGCTCTGGCCTTGGCTTTTCTGGCTTCGGGTTTCATGTGAACTTTTCCGTTGAATAAATACTCGATGCACGCCTTGATTATGGGGCCGGCACCACTGCCACCGTGCAGACCATGCTCAATGAGTACGGCAATGGCGTAACGGCGACCGTCTTTCTCCGCAATGGCAGCCATCCATGCATGATCGCGAAATCTGTATGGAATTTCATCATCTTTCAACTCTTTCAGTTCGTCTGTCAGGCGAACCACCTGAGCCGTGCCGGTTTTGCCACCCACAATGACGCCTTTGGTGCGCAGACGACGGCATGTGCCACGATTGTTGTCGACTGTTTGTATGAGTGCGTTTTTAAGCAGGGCGACTTGCTCGGGAGTGAGAGGTATTTCCCTTTGAACCACGGTTTTTTCGTCTTTGAGCAGGAGCGGTTTGAGGAGCTTGCCACCGTTAAGAATGCTGGCAAAGAATCGGACGACTTGAAGCGGGGTGACCAATGTAAACCCTTGTCCGATGGACATGTTGAGGTTGTCGCCTCCCTGCCAGCCTTCGCCGAATCGTTTGCGTTTCCATGCGCGAGTAGGGATATTGCCTGATTTTTCATGGGGCAGGCGGATGCCGGTTTTTTCACCGAAACCGACGGCCTTGGCGAATTCGCTCATGCGGTCCACTGTCAGCTTTTTACCCATCTTATAGAAATATACGTCACAGGATTCCACAAGAGCTCGTTCCATATCGACGATTCCGTGTCCTCCCTTTCTCCAGCAGCGAAAGACTCGACGGCCAAGACGAGTTTCGCCCGTACAGCGTACGGTCTCTTTGGGGTCAAGCATACCATAGCTCAGGCCGGCACCGGCAACGACGTGTTTGAAAACAGAACCCGGAGGGTAGACCGACTGGATAACGCGGTTCTGCATGGGATGCAGAGGATTGTCTCGAAGTTTCGCCCATTGTTTCGATGTCAGGCCTGAGGAAAAGTCGTTGGAGTCATATGATGGCGCGGTTGCCAAAGCCAGAAGCTGCCCCGTGTCCGCATCCATAACCGCCACACCTCCGGCTTCTTCATCCAACCAGTCCATGGCCAGTTTTTGCAGGCCAAGATCTAAAGAGAGGGATATCTCATGTCCGGCCCGAGGGTGCTTAAGGACCCGTTCCTGTAACCGACGACCTGTGACGTCCACTTCATATTGCGTCAGTCCCTTGATGCCGCGCATGCGGTCCTCAAGCATGAATTCAATGCCCTGTTTGCCGACGGTATCCCCAAGGGCAAGTTCTGGATTTTCCGATAATTCCTTTTCATTAGCTTCGGCTACATATCCAAGGACATGCGCCAAAA
This genomic window contains:
- the rodA gene encoding rod shape-determining protein RodA, producing MPIDRRLLLYINWPLLGIAVVLFLVGVLNLYSASGFRLEEGMNLAPYYHKQLLWGTVGLLGMIVFMFFDYRHLKTMAWPLFWTTVILLIAVFFMGKTIYGARRWLDLGFMNFQPSELAKIAILIIGARILSKEREPLGFIRLGYVLGVGMILAGLIIKQPDLGSGLSILLILGGMILFRGVTPRVFKTALVAIPALLPLSWFFLHDYQKQRIMTFLDPTTDPLGAGYHIIQSEIAIGSGGFWGKGFLQGTQSQLRFLPERHTDFAVAVLGEEWGFFGTLLLLALFCVFLYQMVVIARDARGLFGSYLAAGVFFYFFWQILINTGMVLGLMPVVGIPLPFISYGGSATLVNFCLVGLVLNVSMRRFLFKQN
- the mrdA gene encoding penicillin-binding protein 2 — protein: MSNLYNESDQQPPRSGLLLLQMLILGLFCLFAVRLWFLQIHHGEEFALKAKDNQLRQESIFSPRGLIRDRNGDLLAINEPAYALGLIREDCPDIEKALHQVAQWTGRDFTELQALYKKNRKRVKPFEPLILVPDLTFDQLAVIETNKLRWPGLEIQFRPRRLYLYGTLLAHVLGYVAEANEKELSENPELALGDTVGKQGIEFMLEDRMRGIKGLTQYEVDVTGRRLQERVLKHPRAGHEISLSLDLGLQKLAMDWLDEEAGGVAVMDADTGQLLALATAPSYDSNDFSSGLTSKQWAKLRDNPLHPMQNRVIQSVYPPGSVFKHVVAGAGLSYGMLDPKETVRCTGETRLGRRVFRCWRKGGHGIVDMERALVESCDVYFYKMGKKLTVDRMSEFAKAVGFGEKTGIRLPHEKSGNIPTRAWKRKRFGEGWQGGDNLNMSIGQGFTLVTPLQVVRFFASILNGGKLLKPLLLKDEKTVVQREIPLTPEQVALLKNALIQTVDNNRGTCRRLRTKGVIVGGKTGTAQVVRLTDELKELKDDEIPYRFRDHAWMAAIAEKDGRRYAIAVLIEHGLHGGSGAGPIIKACIEYLFNGKVHMKPEARKAKARAVRALSLKSKEKPVAN